The Streptomyces taklimakanensis nucleotide sequence CAGCCTCCGGATCCGGTGGCGGAGTTCGACGTCGTCCGGTGGTGTCCCCTCGCCCCGGGGGGCGGTCGGGGGGTCCTGTACCGGAACGTCGGGTGGCGACAGCGGAGACATGCGCGTCCTTCCGGCCACGGATGTGGCGCGAGGCAGGCGGAACGGAAGCATGAAAGCACACTTACTAAGCACTCAGTAAGTGGTCGGGCGCCTCTTTCCCCACCGGCGCCGGACAGCCGACGGCCACCGTTTCCCCGGCCCGTACACTGCACCGGGTGAGCGCGAAGAAGGCGGGCGGAGCGGGCCGACCCCGCGTCCCCAGGAGCCCTGAGGCCCGACGGCGGCGGGAGGAGGTCCTGGAGACCGCGATGGACACCTTCGCGGCCCGCGGCTACCACAACGCCTCGCTCGCCGAGATCGCCGACCGCGCCGGCATGACCCAGGCCGGCGTACTGCACTACTTCCGCTCCAAGGCGCTGCTGCTCACCAGCGTCCTGGAACTGCGCGACCGAACCGACATCGCACGGCAGGGCCCCGAGCGCCCGCGCGGCCTGGCCTTCCTGCGCCACCTGGTCGACACCGCGCGCCGCAACGCCGAACGCGAGGGCATCGTGCGCCTGTACGCCGTGCTGTCGGCGGAGAGCGTCACCGACGACCATCCCGCCCAGGAGTACTTCCGCGACCGCTACGAGGGCCTGCGCGCCATGGTCGCGGAAGCGCTGCGGGAGGCGCTCGACCTCGGCGAGGCACGGGACGACCTGGACGTCGAGGAATCGGCCAACGCGATCATCGCCGTCATGGACGGCCTGCAGGTCCAGTGGCTGCTCTCGCCGGGGTCCGTGGACATGGCCGCCTCGACCGACCGGGTCGTCTCGGCGCTGTTGGCCGACCTGGCGCGCGAGCGCCCCTGAGGGGCCGGGTGCGCGGTCGACGGGGACGCGCGCGGGCGGCGACGGCCGCGCCCGGTGGGACGGACGGTCGGTTCCCGCCGCCCGTCCCACCGAACCGCCGTCAGTGGCCGCGGGCGATCCACTCCTCCAGGTGGGGTGCCTCGGCCCCGATGGTGGTGCTCTCACCGTGGCCGGTGCGCACCACGGTCTCGGGCGGGAGGGTGAGCAGCCTGCTCCGGATGGACTCGACGATGGTCGGGAAGTCGGAGAAGGAACGCCCCGTGGCGCCGGGCCCGCCGGCGAAGAGGGTGTCACCGGTGAAGACGGTGCCCAGGGCGGGGGCGTGGAGGCAGACCGCGCCGGGGGCGTGGCCGGGGGTGTGCAGCACGGTCAGTTCCACGCCGGCCACGGTGATCACCTGTCCGTCGGACAGCTCGCCGTCGGGGGCGCGGTCGGGGTGGGTCAGCTCCCACAGCGGCCGGTCGGCCGGGTGGAGCAGGACCGGTGCCCCGGTGGCCTCCGCCAGGGCGGGGGCGGCGCCGACGTGGTCGTCGTGGGCGTGGGTGCACACGATCGCGTTCAGCCGGCGGCCGCCGAGCGCCTCGGCGATGGCATCGGCGTCGTGGGCCGCGTCCAGGACGACCGCCTCGTTCTCGTCGCCGACGATCCAGACGTTGTTGTCCACCTCCCAGGTGCCGCCGTCCAGGGAGAAGGTGCCGGAGGTGGTCAGGTGGTCGATGCGGGCGGTGGTCATCGGAACACCACCACCGAACGCAGGACGTCCCCGGCGTGCATCTTCTCGAACGCCTCCTCCACACCGTCCAGTGCGATGGTCTCGGTGACGAAGGCGTCCAGGTCGAGACGGCCCTGCAGGTACAGGTCGATCAGCATCGGGAAGTCGCGGCTCGGCAGGCAGTCGCCGTACCAGCTCGACTTCAGCGCGCCGCCGCGGCCGAAGACGTCCAGCAGGGGCAGTTCCAGCTTCATCTCGGGGGTGGGTACGCCCACCAGGACCACGGTGCCCGCCAGGTCCCGGGCGTAGAACGCCTGCCGGTAGGTCTCCGGCACGCCCACCGCGTCGATGACGACGTCCGCGCCGAACCCGCCGGTCAGCTCCCGCACCGCCTCCACCGGTTCCCGCTCGCGGGAGTTGACGGTGTGGGTGGCGCCCAGCTTCCGCGCGACCTCCAGCTTGCGGTCGTCGATGTCGACGGCGATGACCCGGGAGGCCCCGGCCAGGTTGGCGCCCATCACCGACGCGCCGCCCACGCCGCCGCAGCCGATGACGGCCACCGTGTCACCGCGCCGGACGTTCCCGGTGTTCAGGGCCGCGCCGAGCCCGGCCATCACTCCGCAGCCCAACAGCCCGGCCACCGCCGGGGAGGCGGCGGGGTCCACCTTGGTGCACTGCCCGGCATGGACGAGGGTCTTCTCCGCGAACGCCCCGATGCCCAGGGCGGCGGACAGTTCGGTCCCGTCCTCCAACGTCATCTTCCGGCTCGCGTTGTGGGTGTCGAAGCAGTACCACGGCTTTCCGCGCCGGCAGGCACGGCACGTACCGCACACCGCGCGCCAGTTGAGGATCACGAAGTCGCCGGGCGCCACCTCCGTCACGCCCTCGCCGACCTCCTCCACCACGCCGGCGGCCTCGTGGCCCAGCAGGAACGGGAAGTCGTCCGAGACCCCGCCCTGCCGGTAGTGGTAGTCGGTGTGGCACACCCCGCACGCCTGCACCCGCACCACCGCCTCCCCCGGGCCCGGGTCCGGCACCACCACCGTCTCCACCGTGACCGGCTCGTTCTCCCCGCGGGCGACGACCGCCCTCACCCGGTGCGACATCTTCCGTACGTCCTCTCGTCCGCTGTTCGCTCCACGGGCGGAAAGGCGGGTTCCCGCCGTCCCGCACCGTCCTCCCAGACGTACCCGCAACGGGATCGGTTTCCCCGGACGTGGGAGATCGTCGGTGCGGCGCCGGATCGACGGCAGAACCGCCGGGGGTGCGCGCCCCGGGGAAACGCCTTTTCGCGGCTTCCCGGACCGTCGGACGAGTCGGAGACGTTGCCCCGCGACCGGTCGGTACGGGCGGTGCCTCCGCCGGAGGGCGCGGGACTCCTGGGGGCGGGCATCCACGAGGTGTCCGCCCCTGTTGTGCGCCCGCGCCGTCGACCGAGGCGAACACGCCCCGAACATCGGCACCGACTCTCCACGGAACCACCACCAGGGCCGCGCGGCCGGGGGCACTCCCCGGGCGGGCGGTCGGCGCGCGTGTGGGGGGGGGACGCGATGACGTGCGGCGGCGAGAAACCGCAGGTGGTCACCGGTGCGACCGGCCGACGCCGAGGCCGGCCACGATCTCCGCGGCGTCCGGCCGGCAAAGCGTCCACCACCGTCGCGGCGGTCCCCGCACACCTTTCCCGTACACCGCAACCCAGCGCTTCCGAGTGATCACCCTCTTCCTTCGAAAGGCCTTCGCCGGACAGCCCCCAGTATGGCGGCGTCGACCACACTGGCCGGCAACTCCCTTGTGGAGTATGGGACTTGGCCCGCCCTGCGCTTTTCGAGCCACAGCACCTCACCTCACGTTCCCAGGGATCGCGCGTGCCGGAACCTGCCGCCCCCAGCCCGAACCGAGCGCCCGCGGGACGCCTGCCCCTCGCGGCGTCCCTCGCCTGTCCGGGGGTGGTCGTGGCGGCCGGCCGAACGGGTGACGAGTCGTCCCGGCCCCCGGCCGGGTGTCCGCCGCTCCGGACGGGCGCACCGGAGGAACCCGCAGGAACCCGGAGGAACAAGGCCGCCGGCGCCGGGGTTGGTGCGAGGGCCGGACGGCGTGGGGTTCCCGACCGCGCCGAACCGGCGCGGGGCGGTGGTCGTCCCGCTCGACGGACCCGGAAGGACACACGATGAGGATCGGCATCATCGGCGCGGGCAACATCGGCGGCAACCTGACCCGGCGGCTGACCGCGCTCGGTCACGACGTGTCGGTGGCCAACTCCCGCGGACCCCACACCCTCACGGCGCTCGCCGAGGAGACCGGGGCCACCCCGGTCGCAGCGGCCGAGGCCGCACGCGGAGCGGAGGTCGTGGTGGTCTCCGTCCCGCTGAAGGCCGTGCCGGATCTGCCGTCCGGGCTGCTCGACGGAGCCGCCCCCGGCGTGGTCGTCATCGACACCGGCAACTACTACCCAAAGCAGCGCGACGGCCGGATCGACGCCATCGAGGACGAGGGGACGACCGAGAGCCGCTGGACCGAGCGGCAGATCGGCCACCCGGTCGTCAAGGCGTTCAACGGAACCTACGCGCAGGACATCCTCGACGGTCCGCGTCCCAAGGGGGACCCGGAGCGCATGGCGCTGCCGGTGGCCGGGGACGACGAGGCCGCCAAGCGACGCGTGCGGGACCTGATCGACGAACTCGGTTTCGACACCGTCGACGCCGGCGGCATCGACGACTCCTGGC carries:
- a CDS encoding TetR/AcrR family transcriptional regulator, coding for MDTFAARGYHNASLAEIADRAGMTQAGVLHYFRSKALLLTSVLELRDRTDIARQGPERPRGLAFLRHLVDTARRNAEREGIVRLYAVLSAESVTDDHPAQEYFRDRYEGLRAMVAEALREALDLGEARDDLDVEESANAIIAVMDGLQVQWLLSPGSVDMAASTDRVVSALLADLARERP
- a CDS encoding MBL fold metallo-hydrolase translates to MTTARIDHLTTSGTFSLDGGTWEVDNNVWIVGDENEAVVLDAAHDADAIAEALGGRRLNAIVCTHAHDDHVGAAPALAEATGAPVLLHPADRPLWELTHPDRAPDGELSDGQVITVAGVELTVLHTPGHAPGAVCLHAPALGTVFTGDTLFAGGPGATGRSFSDFPTIVESIRSRLLTLPPETVVRTGHGESTTIGAEAPHLEEWIARGH
- a CDS encoding S-(hydroxymethyl)mycothiol dehydrogenase encodes the protein MSHRVRAVVARGENEPVTVETVVVPDPGPGEAVVRVQACGVCHTDYHYRQGGVSDDFPFLLGHEAAGVVEEVGEGVTEVAPGDFVILNWRAVCGTCRACRRGKPWYCFDTHNASRKMTLEDGTELSAALGIGAFAEKTLVHAGQCTKVDPAASPAVAGLLGCGVMAGLGAALNTGNVRRGDTVAVIGCGGVGGASVMGANLAGASRVIAVDIDDRKLEVARKLGATHTVNSREREPVEAVRELTGGFGADVVIDAVGVPETYRQAFYARDLAGTVVLVGVPTPEMKLELPLLDVFGRGGALKSSWYGDCLPSRDFPMLIDLYLQGRLDLDAFVTETIALDGVEEAFEKMHAGDVLRSVVVFR
- a CDS encoding NAD(P)-binding domain-containing protein; the encoded protein is MSAAPDGRTGGTRRNPEEQGRRRRGWCEGRTAWGSRPRRTGAGRWSSRSTDPEGHTMRIGIIGAGNIGGNLTRRLTALGHDVSVANSRGPHTLTALAEETGATPVAAAEAARGAEVVVVSVPLKAVPDLPSGLLDGAAPGVVVIDTGNYYPKQRDGRIDAIEDEGTTESRWTERQIGHPVVKAFNGTYAQDILDGPRPKGDPERMALPVAGDDEAAKRRVRDLIDELGFDTVDAGGIDDSWRQQPGTPVYGLRAGAEEVAEALAAASPERPGDFRA